The following nucleotide sequence is from Zea mays cultivar B73 chromosome 1, Zm-B73-REFERENCE-NAM-5.0, whole genome shotgun sequence.
cacctccgcactcGACGGGGGggagcctgcggagcaacagaagaccgacgaacggcgcgccgtcacccgctccagcagcggcgacgacgacgacttctgctccggggggccaaacaacggcagcgatgacctcagggcggatgctgctgccaggaggcccccgcccatgcccaaactcgtgaggcaaggacgggcagaaggccgtagagttggaggtcggtccgtaggcggccccggctatctcgtcggtggaagaacctcttccagctgccgtggcggaagccggcgccgagagcggctccgaagccactcgggtccgagagccaggcacgcggcagctgccagcgccacgaacagcaaccgcccttccccccgatcactgagggaaggagcgggccaccgcccacgcaaaggccgaccccaactcggcacactcccctccccagccctggtgatgaaaatccttgaggctgagggaggggcagaggtcgcagcccggcttgctttcccccgccgtcgaactggaggtcaccatcttgggtgaccgccggcggaggggtgcagccgggctgcatgatgaaaatccttgaagccgaacgatggctgaaaggtaccaactcccacggagttgcgttccccccaatgacaaggcggaaggactgcaggcatcccccatccgggggctcggaaggtggaaagacacgatgcataagggagcgcggagacatggtcgcctttcaagggggtcaccctccttttaaaggcaactctccctacttgcgtccccagccatcgcgggctgagtcttctccaacacgctccaaggtcctccccatacggcacgggggctgggtcccacacgtcatgcaagccggcccagagcagaagaagccaaaccgccgcgcgcggtgcatgcaaccgcccagcggataCAAGTGGCtctcacttttgcccagaccagcgggtgaaagggcgggtagccatgcaggcggcatgcaaccacgccaagtgggcgcacttctccgacttccaacacgcccagcatggaggcctaggcccacgcgtcatgcaactggcgcgccagatgctgcatgcgagcaactgcaccgccgcccacgccactaccgcgcctcctcgactgcggaaccaataccgcgactcgaggcgacccagcgcacgacccagcagcgccatcctggcgcgacggtcaatgcggccaaaaatgggtcggcagtaatggcggtggcatgcgggcaggagcagcggtcacatcgtcagccaagcttacgtcccatccgggggcagcgagagaaccctctctcacggcgtgaagacgacgcgcctgtgttctgttcctcgaacggcccgcgcacgcgcaacggccgccccacgagccgcacgccccgtcgcattaactccacggcgggaaaggcggcgcctctggcaggggaagcgagcgacgcttcgcctttgccataatgaccgcgtcaaaaaaggtacgccatgtcattcgatttcgtatccttttccttttcctctttctctctcttacaacagggaccgggaaagggggataccccgaaaaggatccttccccgtgaaggaaccaggctccgagcctccctactgatcagaggttcgaaggctggcccctcggaggggttcaacagccgcctcagagcgcgtgggctccacacccactactagtcagaggttcgaaggccggcccctcggaagggttcaacgaccgcctcaggctactcaggctccgcgcccactactgatcaggggttcgtaggctggccctcgaagggttcacagtcgcctcagacacagagcgagggatgaccatgggtacgttcgatacataaccaaggctctggctgcgctcccgaggtaccctaggacatttccgagaccagcgggaacgatcttgtaacggaatcccatcagagggaggcatcgagccctcggaccccgtcgacaggggaccgggtccggcagatcacccgcaggtacttttgggcgcgcctctgggcctctagccgacccctagcaaatggggcacggacgtctgctcagattacccgccagcagctcaccggagacaccatgttcggcgcccaccgagggcaacatggcgctttcccccctcctccttgcggaaaggcgacgcaggggcgtatgtaaaaaagccgaatctgtccctgatcgtcctctcgccctgcgcagaggctcgggggctgctctcgcaaacccggctccggccaatccgttgacagcgtcaacataccaacccgagaacttggaacccgaccgtgcacccgggctacggccagctcgcatgagggaacgaccagaccagccaaagcattacgcgaggcattaagacctcagaggagtcaaaccactcctccgaggcctcgggggctacacccagcgggtgcgctcgcgcgcacccaccggaacaaaacgcaaccgagaaaggctggtacccttgcaaaaaagtgcgacaaaagcctccaagcgagtgttaacactcccttcgaggcttgggggctactgtcggggaccataattaggggtaccctcaaggctcctaattctcagctggtaacccccatcagcacaaagctgcaaaggcctgatgggtgcgattaagtcagggatcggtccattcgagggactcgatcacgcctcgcccaagcctagcctcgggcaagggcagccgatcccagaggatctccgtctcgcccgaggcccccctccagcaacgaatacatttccggctcgcccgaggcactgtcttcgccaagaagcaaccctgaccgaatcgccgcgccgaccgaccaaatcgcaggagcatttaatgcaaaggtggcctgacacctttatcctgacgcgcgcccttcagtcgacagagccgaagtgaccgcagtcactttgccgctccactgaccgacctgacagaaggacagcgccgcctgcgccgcaccgactgcggtgccacttgacagagtgaggctgacaggcagtcagacccGACCTCAGGCGccttaggaagctccgctccgcccgacacagggctcggacttgggctcagccctggaagacggcgaactccgctccgcctgacccagggctcggactcgggctaagccccggaagacgacgaactccgcttcgcccgacccagggctcggactcgggctaagccccggaagacggcgaactccgctctgcccgacccagggctcgaactcgggctaagccccggaagacgacgaactccgctccgcccgacccagggctcggactcgggctaagccccggaagacgatgaactccgctccacccgacccagggctcggacttaggctcagccccagaagacgacgaactccgcttcgcccgaccccagggctcggactcagccctggcctcagccgacggtctccgcctcgcccgacccaggggctcggactcgaccacggccacggaagacagactcgacctcggaggagcctccacatcgcccaacctagggcgcgggccggccacgtcaacgggaggcgccatcattaccctgccccaagctgactcaggctacagggaacaagaccggcgtcccatctggctcgctccgccagataggccatgatggcgccccgcacgctccctgacgacggcagctctccgcccccttacggaagcaagagaacgtcagcaaggactcgacagccccgacagctgtccctccgccaggctccggcgctcctccgacggccacgacatcacacgatggcgtgtacttagggcgctagctcccctccgctagacacgtagcactctgctacaccccccattgtacacctggatcctctccttacgcctataaaaggaaggaccagggccctcttagagagggttggccgcgcggggacgaggacgagacaggcgctcacttgaagccgctcgctccctctcccgcgtggacgcttgtaatcccctactgcaagcgcacccgacctgggtgcgggacgaacacaaaggccgtgggatttccacctctctcacgcctgtctccggccacctcacttccccccttcgcgctcggcctcgcgtcgacccatctgggctggggcacgcggcgacattcactcgtcggcctagggaccccccggtctcgaaacgccgacactactgATTCCAAAGGTTAGAGTAGTAGTGTTGTTGCCAAACATTTCTTTCCACTTATTAACGGTCTCTCCATATTATTCCAGAGAGAATGTAGTGCTTAATTTGGAACCATTTGTTGGGATGGAATTTAGAGATGAGGTTTAGGCTTGAAAATTATAGGTAGAGTATGGAGGTTATATAGGATTTTTAGTCAGAAAAAGGTATAGTAATAAAAGGAAGGTTGATTGTGGAATTACATCAtatcgatatatttgttccaatgAAGGTCATCGAACACGAGACAAAATGGATCATCTGGTAAAATACCATAAAGCGGAAACTATAACTGATTGTGAAGTCCACATGTGCCTTAAAATGGATGGAGAGGGTTATGCAGTATTTGAGCTAGTTCTGGAGCATAACCATCACCTTCACCTGGCAAGACCTCACACTTAATGGTATCACAAAGTAAAATTTCACAAGTTCAAGCTTTTGAAAATTGAGACCATTGAAGATTTTGGAATTGGACCAAGAGCCGCACATGAGTTAGCTAGTCGTCAAGTTGGCGGATCATTTAATCTAAGCTATACCCGTCTTGATCACATAATATATTCGTGGACCAAACATGAGCGTGAGATAGCATATGGAGAATCCGAGAGTATGTTAAAGAATTTTCAAGATGAAATTACCAAGAACCATTCATTTCAATACATTTTGCTAATGGACTGTGAAGAAAAAAATTGCAAATGTGTTTTGGGCTGATGATAAAATGTGTTGATTTTGCACATTTTGGTGATGCCGTCACTTTTAACACTACTTTTGGAACAAACAATGAGTCAAGGTCTTTTGGTGTTTTTGTTGGATTGAATCATTTTAGAGAAATAAAGATTTTTTGTGTTGTTCTTTTATATTCTAAGACGTGAGTCCTTCAAGTGGCTATTTGAGACCTTTGTACAAGCACACAACGGTAAAAACCCAAAATAATCTTTATTGATCAAGATTTTGCAATGAGAAAAACTATGGAGGAAGTCTTTTCAAAAGGATGGCATGGATTGTGCATGTTTTACATCATTCAAAACGCTATTAAACATTTGTCTAGTGAACAGAAATGTGATGACTCAAATATTTTGGCAAGCTTTAGTGCTTGCAGATTTGAGTATGAGGATAAGGAAAAGTTTGAAGCAATTTTTTTATCTCAAGAAACAAGACGCAAAATAAAAACTTGGTTGGACAATATCTATAGGTTAAAAGAAAAATGGGCCATTAGGTTTATGAATGATGTTTTCACTCCAGGAATGAGAAGCACACAATTAAGTGAGGTCCTAAATAATGACTTGAAAAAAACTATTTGAAAGCAAAAATTGATATCCTTCGATTTCTAGGGCATTCTAAAAGAGTAGTGCAAGGCAAAAGGGATAAGGAACTACTTGCAGTGTTTGACTCTAGGACAAAACAATCCATAATTAAAGACACACATGTTGTTGCAAATAAGTAAGTTGTACACTCCCATTATTTTTGAAGCTTTTTCAGAGTGAATATGAGAGGTCCATAGCATCACACACCGAGTGTAAGGAAATAATGAATACCTTGTTGTCATTTCAAGTCTTGATCAAGAACTAATATTTGAGGATGCGCACAAAGTTACTGAAAATCTCATGGGGCAAACAGCTACATGCACCTACAACCAATTTAACACTAGTGGCATATTGTGTGCTCATGAAGTtcctgacatttttcaaataaatgAAGTTCCTAACATTATGAAAGTCAACTTACTATTGGCACACTATATTATGAAGCACTAGACACATTAGGCAAAGCACGAAACTATACAAGATATAGGTAAGAGGCATAATTGAAAAATCCAAAGTTAAATGTCACACGTCGCTACAAAAATCTATCATATAATTTTTAAAATTTGGCACATTAAGTTAACAACTGTTTGGAAAAGCTTCGTATTCGTGGCCAACACCAAATGTTGAAGAACAAAATGCAAGCCATGAGATTATTAATAATATGTGCCAAGTTCAAAAGAATGTTCATACACCAAATGTTGTATCAAGTAGCGCATGGTTCAAGAAAAAGTAGGTTCCAACAAAAAAGTACTAGAAGAAAGAGAAAAATGGTTCAAGGTGAAACAAAAGACGAATAAAAAATACGGAGTAAAAGTATATCAGAAGTAGGAAAAAAGTTAGAACGTGTGTTATTTTCACTGCCAAGTTTAGTGTTTAGTGGAGTCTTTTTTTATTCTCTTTGTAGATACAAAATGATGTGCAAATATAGGGAAAGTAGCAGGCAAAAGTCcctttttaaaacaacaaggatttATGAGAATATAACGTCACCAGCTCATTTACGCAATTGTTAACGATAATCTTTTCGTATACTACATTTATAAATTGACGTTAATATAGAGAGTATTGACTTGTTATTTTCGTTTTGTTGAGAGTTCAAGTACCGATCTTAATGCTGAAGAAGTACTGGTGTAATGAAGCTCATATTTAAGAGTAGTAGTTTCAGGTCATGCATGTGTTCTGATCAATGTGTGTGTTAGTTGAATGCTGATGCTTTTTAATTTATTTTGTAACCTATGCTAGGAACTCAAGAACCTATGCATGAGTTTAGTTGTCTCTATTATGACTTCTGAGCATTCGTTTTTCCTTTGTATTTTCGGGTTAGAGCTTACAGTACCAGAGAATTTTGATACGGGATTAGAGGAAGCAACAGCAAAACAGAGCacgggtacccgttttttcttcttttttgtttGCTTACCGGCTTCTATTGTTTTTACAGTGTTTTTATCTCTATGTATTACAACTATAGCAGTCCAAACAGCTTATTTCTATGTGTTTTTTATCTCTCTGTGTTCGCTTTCCATTGTTTCGGTTTGCTGAAGTCCACAAAGTTTTGTTAAGGAAGGCAGGAGAAGCATTAGGAATGGTAAATACAGTTGTACTGTAAGCACATGCAGGAATTAGGAGACTGCAGTGCATGCTGAGTGAGACAGAGATGCGACGACGAGACGATGCTGCTGCGAACCTACTATTCCGGCCATTCGCCATCCTCTCATTTAATTCGAACAGAAACATTTTTATTGATCAGCAAGAACACGTCTGCCTCTCACCAACCGCGGCTTGCCAACCTTCTAATTAGCCTTTGACCCACCCCCCCGCCGCCCGCCGCCGCAGACCATGGAACACGCGTCCGCCTTCCTCGCGCGCGCGCTCACCACTCCGCTCCCGGCACCCGCCGCCCTCCCGCGCCGCCGCCCGGCTCGCGTGGCCGTCGCCGCCGCGGCGCCGGAGCGCAGGCCGCCGGGCGCGGTGGCGTCCACCACCAACTACGTCGTGCCGCTCGACGCGGCGCCGTCCGGGATCACGCGCCCGCTCGTCGAGATCCTCCGCGACCTCAACAAGCGCGTCCCGGACGCCATCGTGCGGCCCTCCTCCCGGCGCGCCTCCGCCTCCGACCCCGTCATCCCCTGGTGCGTGCGCCACCACCACCTACCGCCGTTACTGTACTAGCtccctcttgctcctctcctgccacGCCTGGGTGCTAAAGCGTCGCAGATCTTAAGCCTAGGCCAGAATTCAGGCGGATCTAGCTACCCATGCATCACGTACTTCTGTTTTATCTGATAAAATCATCTGACAGATGACCCTCATCCTGATTGTTGACGGGGTTTCTGTTCGCAGGTACCATGCCAATAGGATGCTCAGCTTTTATGCTCCAGGTGAGGCTACACTCCGAACTCATGCTACTGATAATGCCCACTCACTCACTCACTATCATGTCATGCGCTCTCGGTACAACTCAGGTTACCTGCCATGTTCCTGCCTGTTATTTTTGAATTGTGCATGGTGCATCCCTATCCATGCAGCTTGCTTTTCATACACATACACCATTGAGCTTGTTGAAACTTGAAAGGTTGTAAACTTGTAATGAAGCGTGAGGGGGTGGATCAgtaagtagtagtagtactagtacATGAGCTGCATAGGATTATTGTCATTTGGTTGTCAGCAAACATCCATTTATCATGAGGCGAATTTTCAACATTTCTTTTTCCCTTGTAAAACTGCTCCAGCTCCTTGCTTGTTAGCATCCATACAACACAACAACACTCATATAGGATTGAGACGAATCACACGCTTGATTATGGTG
It contains:
- the LOC100281219 gene encoding uncharacterized protein LOC100281219 (The RefSeq protein has 1 substitution compared to this genomic sequence), whose product is MEHASAFLARALTTPLPAPAALPRRRPARVAVAAAAPERRPPGAVASTTNYVVPLDAAPSGITRPLVEILRDLNKRVPDAIVRPSSRRASASDPVIPWYHANRMLSFYAPGWCGEVRDVIYTDSGKVTVIYRVTVRGTDGEVHREAAGTASLSDDRFDDPVSAAEEAAFCKACARFGFGLYLYHEDETP